In Anaerobaca lacustris, the sequence GCCCGCCAACAGCAACAGCGCCTGCACGGTGTCACGCAGGCTGTCGGAGGCGACGGCGTCGATCCCGATCGCCTTCGGAACGACGCCGGCGAAGAATACCGAGACCAGTACGGTCGCCGCCACTTTGACCCGAACCGGGATCGCCTGCCATCCGAAGACCGGCACGACCAGGAAGAACGCCGAGACGCGGGTCAGGACCAGGGCGAAGCCGAGCAGTGTTTCGAGCATCCGGGGCCCCCGCGATCAGTGCCTGATGTTCTCGATCTGGGCGAAGATTTCGGCCGTGAATCGCAACGCGATCTGGAGCATCCAACTGCCAAATGCCATGCCGACTACGGAGACGGCCAGCAGCTTCGGAACGATGGTCAGGGTCATGTCCCGGATGGACGTGATCGCCTGGAGCAGAGTGATGATGATGCCCACGGCCATGCACGTAATCAGGATTGGCGCCGACAGAAGCAGCGCGGTTTCCAGCGTATGCCTTCCCAGATAAAGCACGAAACTGCTATCCATAGATTTCCATCCTCTCTATCACGAGGCGGCCGTCATTGAAATCCGAGACTGAGGCTCTTGGCCAGCAATCCCCACCCATCGACCAGGATGAACAGGATCAGCTTGAACGGCAGCGAGATCATCACGGGGGGGAGCATCATCATTCCCGCGCTGAGCAGCACGCTGGCGATGACCATGTCGATCAGCAGGAACGGGATGAACAGCAGGCAGCCGATCTCAAAGGCGGTTCGGAACTCGCTGATGATGAAGGCCGGGATGACGATGTGAAGCGGAATGTCCATTGCCGTGGCGGGGGGGGAGGCCTTGGCCATCTCAAGAAAGAGCGCCAGATCGCTTCGGCGGCTCTGACGCAACATGAACTCCTTGAGGCACCCGGCTGCGCTGTCCGTCGCCGCGGCGAAACTGATCTGGTCGGCCAGGTAGGGCTGGATCGCCTCCGTGTTGACCTTGGAGTAGGTCGGCGCCATCGTATAGAGTGTCAGAAAGAGGGCCAGACCGATGACGGCGACTGTCGGCGGTATGGTCTGTGTGCTCAGGGCCCGACGGACGAACGACAGCACGATCACGATTCGCGTGAAGGAGGTCGTCATGACCAGCAAGCTGGGCAGGATTGCCAGGCCGCTGAAGATGATGACCAGCCTGACGGGCGTGGACCATTCCTTGCCCTCGGTCTCCTGGGCAGTTGCTTTGTCAAGAAGGGTTGCCAGATCGCCGAGGCTCGGGACATTGCCCGAGGGCGAAATATCCATCACATCGGATTCCGTCTCGGGCAACTCCAGAGGCGCGATTGGGGTGATGATCTGGCCGTATGAGACGGCGCTCATCGCCAGCCCGACCAGCGATAGGGCGATCAGCCTGATTCGGGTCGAAGCCATCTACGCACTCACCGAATTGTTGATGTCCTGCTTGGACAGGTCCAGCCAGGCATCGCCGACGTCGGCCAGCGTGACAATGCTCTCGTTGGTGCTGCCGATCAACAGCCTCTGGCCGCCGATCTCCACGAGATGGAGCGCCTTGCGCGGTCCGAGGTAGGTGGTCTCGATGACCCGAATCTCCTTGCCGCACGCCTTTGTGACGCGGGGAAGCACCTTCTTGGACAGGTACAGGGCCCCGACGCCCAGACCGACCACCAGCAGGATCGAGAGCATCATCCGGAAGAACAGCTCGGTGCTCCCAAGACTCCCCGATGGTTCGGAACCCTGGTGGGTCAGACTGGGCCCGTCGAACACGGTGCGCTGCGCCTGGGGTGTAGGGGCGGCCCCCGCTTCCCGATCGGTCGCGCGGGCGGCCAACCCGACCAGGCCGCCGGCAACGACGACCACGGCGAACATCGCTGCGATCTTCTTTCTTCTGTCGCTCACACGAACCTCGAAATCCCTGTCCTGCCGTCCCGACGAACGCCGGGATTCAGGTTTCGGATGTACATATGGTGCCCGATGAGGATGTGCAAACGGCGTGCCGAAACCCTTATGTTCGTCAGGAGGGCTTCCTGGGGGCGCCAGGGCGGATGCGAGCGGCGTTGCGCCTGAAGAATGGCCCCGCTGTCGAAAAACTTGACACGGGCTTCGGTCAGGAGCCGGATCGCAACATGGCGATGAGGATCTGCGACCGTCCGGGGTCAGGGCGATCCTGCCCGGCCCAGTGGCCGCCCGGACCGGCGCCCCAGCACAGGATACGCCATGGTGAGCGATCTGCAGCCGGCGGCGTTCCAGAGGGCCGGCTGGCGTGGCGTGCCAGTTCCTCTCGGAGGAACCGGGCCACAGCTTCCGCCCGGCGGGCCGAGAGCGTCCACTGCTGCATTTGGGTCGCTTCGTCGCCGGCCAGCCCCAGCACGTACAGCGTACAGGTCTCCGCACGGAGGTTCTGTTGCAGGTCGATGCAGTATTTCTCTAGATATCGGCGGGATTCGTCGCTGAGAAGGGCCTCTCCCGGGCTGAATTTGATGGGCGTGATCGAGAAGTTGAGGCGGTGCCCGACGATTTGAGACGGCAGCGTGGTCGTGGATTGGCGGAGGCGCTCGAAGGCCTGACGGAGCATCTCACGGTACTCGTCGAGCGTTCGATCCTCGGTCACCTGAGGGTCCGTCGTGAGGTATCGGGTGATGGGGGCGCCCAAGTCTGCCTTTGCCTCGCTGCCCAGAAGGACGCCAAGCCCGCAGAGATGGATCGATTCCCAGAACGAATCGCGACCCTGATTGAAGAGGTCCGGGTCTTGCACCTGAGCCAGTGTCAGCAGCAGCACGAAGAACGTCAGCAACAACGTCACCATATCGGAGAAGGTGACGATGTAGGCCGGGACCTTCTGTTTTTCTTCCTGTGGCGGCTGGCTGCGCGATCTCAATGGTACGTGCTCCGTTCCAGAACGACGATCTCGATTACCCGTTGGGCCTTCGGGTTGATGGCCGACAGGCCGCTGTGTCGAAGCGTCTCGGCATCCACTGTCGCCGTCGCGGTGATGCTCAATCGCGTCTTCTCGATCCCCTGACCGTCGGTCAGGAGTTGAGCGATCGTCCAGGC encodes:
- the fliP gene encoding flagellar type III secretion system pore protein FliP (The bacterial flagellar biogenesis protein FliP forms a type III secretion system (T3SS)-type pore required for flagellar assembly.); its protein translation is MASTRIRLIALSLVGLAMSAVSYGQIITPIAPLELPETESDVMDISPSGNVPSLGDLATLLDKATAQETEGKEWSTPVRLVIIFSGLAILPSLLVMTTSFTRIVIVLSFVRRALSTQTIPPTVAVIGLALFLTLYTMAPTYSKVNTEAIQPYLADQISFAAATDSAAGCLKEFMLRQSRRSDLALFLEMAKASPPATAMDIPLHIVIPAFIISEFRTAFEIGCLLFIPFLLIDMVIASVLLSAGMMMLPPVMISLPFKLILFILVDGWGLLAKSLSLGFQ
- a CDS encoding FliO/MopB family protein, which gives rise to MSDRRKKIAAMFAVVVVAGGLVGLAARATDREAGAAPTPQAQRTVFDGPSLTHQGSEPSGSLGSTELFFRMMLSILLVVGLGVGALYLSKKVLPRVTKACGKEIRVIETTYLGPRKALHLVEIGGQRLLIGSTNESIVTLADVGDAWLDLSKQDINNSVSA
- a CDS encoding flagellar biosynthetic protein FliQ, with protein sequence MDSSFVLYLGRHTLETALLLSAPILITCMAVGIIITLLQAITSIRDMTLTIVPKLLAVSVVGMAFGSWMLQIALRFTAEIFAQIENIRH
- a CDS encoding flagellar motor protein MotB; the encoded protein is MRSRSQPPQEEKQKVPAYIVTFSDMVTLLLTFFVLLLTLAQVQDPDLFNQGRDSFWESIHLCGLGVLLGSEAKADLGAPITRYLTTDPQVTEDRTLDEYREMLRQAFERLRQSTTTLPSQIVGHRLNFSITPIKFSPGEALLSDESRRYLEKYCIDLQQNLRAETCTLYVLGLAGDEATQMQQWTLSARRAEAVARFLREELARHASRPSGTPPAADRSPWRILCWGAGPGGHWAGQDRPDPGRSQILIAMLRSGS